The Acidianus manzaensis genome has a window encoding:
- a CDS encoding V-type ATP synthase subunit B — translation MEPVLNVREYSNISMIKGPLLVVQGITDAAYNELVEIEMENGEKRRGMVVDSQMGISIVQVFEGTTGISPTGTTVKFLGRGLEVKISDEMLGRVFNPLGEPLDNGSPIISGEKRDINGNPINPAVRDYPEEFIQTGISAIDGLNPLVRGQKLPIFSGSGLPANTLAAQIAKQATVRGEESNFAVVFGAIGIRYDEALFFRKFFEETGAINRVAMFMTLANEPPVVKILTPKTALTLAEYLAFEKDMHVLAILIDMTNYCESLREISASKEEVPGRGGYPGYMYTDLATIYERAGKVKGKKGSITQMPILTMPNDDMTHPIPDLTGYITEGQITLDRSLYNKGIYPPINVLLSLSRLGKDGIGEGKTREDHSNVMNQLFASYARAIDTRGLAAIIGEDSLSDVDKKYLLFGEAFERKFLNQGVNENRDVEKTLDIGWEVLSILPESELTNIKSAYIQKYLHKSGTK, via the coding sequence ATGGAACCCGTATTAAATGTAAGAGAATACTCTAATATTTCCATGATTAAAGGTCCTTTGCTAGTTGTTCAAGGCATTACTGATGCAGCTTATAATGAATTAGTAGAAATTGAGATGGAAAATGGTGAAAAAAGAAGAGGAATGGTTGTAGATTCTCAAATGGGAATAAGCATAGTTCAGGTATTTGAAGGTACAACTGGAATATCTCCTACAGGAACTACTGTGAAATTCTTAGGAAGAGGATTAGAGGTAAAGATATCAGATGAAATGTTGGGTAGAGTATTCAATCCATTAGGTGAACCATTAGATAACGGTTCACCTATAATTTCTGGAGAAAAGAGGGATATAAATGGCAATCCTATAAATCCAGCAGTTAGAGATTATCCAGAAGAATTTATTCAAACAGGTATTTCAGCAATAGATGGTCTTAATCCATTAGTTAGGGGTCAAAAATTACCGATATTTAGTGGAAGCGGTTTACCCGCTAATACTCTAGCCGCACAGATAGCTAAGCAAGCTACAGTAAGAGGAGAAGAAAGTAATTTTGCGGTAGTTTTTGGAGCTATAGGAATAAGATATGATGAAGCATTATTCTTTAGAAAATTCTTTGAAGAAACTGGAGCAATAAATAGAGTAGCGATGTTCATGACGTTGGCTAATGAACCTCCAGTAGTTAAGATATTGACACCTAAAACAGCATTAACTTTAGCCGAATATTTAGCTTTTGAAAAGGATATGCATGTATTGGCTATCCTTATAGATATGACAAACTACTGTGAATCATTAAGAGAAATTAGTGCATCAAAAGAAGAAGTTCCAGGCAGAGGAGGATATCCTGGATACATGTATACTGATTTAGCTACTATCTATGAAAGAGCTGGAAAAGTAAAAGGAAAGAAAGGATCTATAACTCAAATGCCTATATTGACAATGCCTAATGATGATATGACTCATCCAATACCTGATTTAACTGGATATATTACGGAAGGCCAAATCACGTTAGATAGGTCTTTATATAATAAGGGAATATATCCACCAATAAATGTTCTACTAAGTCTTTCAAGATTAGGAAAAGATGGAATAGGCGAAGGAAAAACAAGAGAGGATCACAGCAATGTTATGAATCAATTATTCGCTTCGTATGCTAGAGCAATAGATACTAGAGGATTAGCTGCAATAATAGGCGAAGATAGTTTGTCAGATGTTGATAAAAAGTACTTATTGTTCGGCGAAGCATTTGAAAGAAAATTCCTTAACCAAGGAGTAAATGAAAATAGAGATGTTGAGAAAACATTAGATATAGGCTGGGAAGTTTTATCTATATTACCAGAAAGTGAGCTAACCAACATAAAGTCTGCATATATACAGAAATATCTTCATAAAAGTGGTACTAAATGA